One part of the Schistocerca piceifrons isolate TAMUIC-IGC-003096 chromosome 2, iqSchPice1.1, whole genome shotgun sequence genome encodes these proteins:
- the LOC124775601 gene encoding uncharacterized protein LOC124775601, whose protein sequence is MQRFAFLLIAVLCGTCNAASYVGDDLVLHENNVYLVGNRGKVYGDSCNVVGNSCNIYGNDGNVTGDNGVIVGARGIIVGNNGNITGNNGKITGNNARIQGDNAVVIGEDAVVVGDNAKVTGGNAKIIGNNGTIIGADGTIHGNNGVIRGYGGTIVGKNGVIYV, encoded by the coding sequence ATGCAGCGCTTCGCCTTTCTCTTAATTGCAGTACTGTGTGGCACTTGCAATGCCGCGTCGTATGTCGGCGACGATTTAGTTTTACACGAAAACAATGTATATTTGGTTGGAAACCGAGGAAAAGTTTATGGTGATAGCTGTAACGTTGTCGGCAATTCTTGTAATATCTACGGAAATGATGGAAATGTAACGGGTGACAATGGCGTTATTGTTGGTGCGAGAGGAATTATCGTGGGCAACAATGGAAATATAACCGGCAACAACGGTAAAATAACAGGAAATAACGCAAGAATTCAAGGCGACAACGCAGTTGTTATTGGCGAAGATGCTGTTGTGGTAGGAGATAATGCTAAGGTAACTGGTGGAAACGCAAAAATTATAGGAAACAATGGTACAATTATTGGAGCAGATGGTACTATTCATGGTAATAATGGTGTTATTCGCGGGTATGGTGGTACGATAGTGGGAAAAAATGGAGTAATTTACGTTTAA